Genomic segment of Populus trichocarpa isolate Nisqually-1 chromosome 12, P.trichocarpa_v4.1, whole genome shotgun sequence:
TGAAtgattgatatatttattacaTTGATGGAACCATATGATCCTTTAGTTTAATCCAGGCCATTGTCTTCCCCTTCGGCTCATTTTGGTTTTCAAGATGATGATCATGGAAGCTATCCCTTCATATTCCATAGGCGTTCAGGGCAAAACCTGAACAACAAATCAATTTCACTGGTCTATTTTACAAGCATCTTTCCCCCcctattttatccttttcttctcaAAATTGTCAATGACTATTTACCATGAGAATCAGCGAATGAAGCTACAGCAGTGTACAAATAGCATGCTAAGGATTACTTCATGGTATTCTGGCGTGGTTCCAAAACATAGCCATATTTAACTGCAATTCTGTGCAGCTGATCATACCCAGCAAGTACTCCAGCTCCTGCCACTCCAGCAAGCATGTTTGCAGTAACTCCTCGGTATAGTGCTTGAAAACCTTCAAGACGAATGATCTCATGAAAAGCATGCATGGAGTTGCGATACTTTACGGGATTTCCAGAAGTAAGCATCATTCTCCGTCTCAGAGTGTCAAAGGGATAAGCGCAGACTCCAGATACAGTGGTGATGCTCCAACCTAACAAGAAACTAGCAAAGAAATTCCCCTGAAAAATACACCAACAATAAGCATAATTAATTACATGAGCTGACAACAAATAGCATCACATGTACACCCTCAAATTCATAGATATGTTAACTGCAAGCAGAATTATTACTAGTCATCAGGAAATAAACCCACTGAAGAGTTAGATGTTTTGAGCATGATGAGGTTTTATGAAGAACTTGCCAATAGCTTTCAATCAGATGCCTGGAATCAtgattcattaaaaattttaatgtcCAGCACGGACACTATCTAGCACCACATGTTAATGATCCTGCaatgctaaaaaattaattcatgtaACAAAATCTAGAAACACAGTTAAAAGTCAAAGGTGACATGAAAATCAAGTCTATTTTCAAACAGAGAACACCCTAGCTAGGTCCACAAGCAAAGACAGATGTGTTACCTCAAAAGATCCCACCAAAATGATTGGCTTCATGGTGTCATAGATACCAAAATACATGCCTCTGTAAAGACTAATTCCCATTATTGAAACCCCAAATCCCCTATACAGCCCTAAAATTCCATCACTTGACAAAGTTTTTCTGTATACATCAAATAACCCTCTAAATTGGTGTTGACCATTTATCGGGCACTCTCTAGCATCAGTTCCTAGACGGGTACGTGCATAATCCAAATGATACAGAAACAACGATGTTGTTGCCCCAGCTGCACTTCCAGAAGCAACATTCGCGGTAAACCACTTTATGTAACCATCTTTCTCTTTTGAGCATCCAAAAAGGCCCTTGAAGTAACCTTTGAATGCAAAATTGAAAGCCTATGGATAATCGAACATCTGTTTCAGTAATTAAATGAGACAGGAACATAAATTGCAAATAAGAAACTATGATATaagaaaaatcttaaacaaaagTGCAAGTCAGCAAACTTCAGtagaaaacaattaaatcacTCAATCCTTTTGATATGAATGTTTGGCACACAGCTGCATATGGTATTTCAGTGGTCACATGCGCAACCATAAAACAAAAGTTAACGCAGTCATGCTCAAAGTGTTTAATTCAGTgtataaaatttcaaacatgAACTTAGCATTCAACAATAGTGATTAATAATTAGCATATAATCGGCAAGATAAGCCTGTTTTGATCCCAAGatctaaaaaa
This window contains:
- the LOC7487107 gene encoding ADP,ATP carrier protein ER-ANT1 translates to MGPKSKSEKFSAEFVMGGAAAIVSKSAAAPIERVKLLLQNQGEMIKRGQLKTPYTGIRDCFKRVFREEGLFSFWRGNQANIIRYFPTQAFNFAFKGYFKGLFGCSKEKDGYIKWFTANVASGSAAGATTSLFLYHLDYARTRLGTDARECPINGQHQFRGLFDVYRKTLSSDGILGLYRGFGVSIMGISLYRGMYFGIYDTMKPIILVGSFEGNFFASFLLGWSITTVSGVCAYPFDTLRRRMMLTSGNPVKYRNSMHAFHEIIRLEGFQALYRGVTANMLAGVAGAGVLAGYDQLHRIAVKYGYVLEPRQNTMK